Within the Amaranthus tricolor cultivar Red isolate AtriRed21 chromosome 15, ASM2621246v1, whole genome shotgun sequence genome, the region aaatagaaacggttacctattactatttttagaaaacggttaactattactatttttaggaaacgGTTACCTATATACTAAATTCAGATTATTCCAAAAATAGCTGAGACTTAACtgctgttcctatatttagtaaatccaattaCTTACTAAATATAGcggattatttttagaaaaccatacgtaaagaatttttagaaaaactttttgccaattaactataataactaaatgcaacaaattaatttaaatacattaactaaaaaataaaaatcagaacttattagttaacgtaggctgactttagtttgggaacagtgcgctgtctccaaaatccagttttgctagaacattcAACCTGGGAACaatagacttcctgtctccatttaaGATCCCAAGTGAtaaactcttctaacatctcttgaatccttttgacacgtatatTCCCACGAACAAAGCCATatgtactatcaacgatcataactataatcggatatcgacctgcacacaatctctaaacacatatttgcttaagtgtagtcatcatcaaaactcaagaggtccaacaaaagATATCAAAACAAGGCTAGGAATTGAAGAAATGAAGTAATTTGCCTCTATATATGAGCATTCTAATCTACTTTATTGAAATTAAACTTTTGCCTTTtagtaaaatttgtaaattttggtgGAAATGTTATGTTTTGGcgggaaaaattaattttggggtaaaaattattgtgaaataAGTTGACATTTCCCTTTGTATGTGGATTTTTTGATGCACTGTAGCCATATGCTGATCTTTTCCATTTTCCTTTTTTCCCTCTTCAATGAACAGTAATGAGGCTATGAAGTAGCACTGTAGCCTTGCCCCCTTTTCTTAAGAATTTGCCCTTATAAATGTAGCGACAATatcagaacagaggaagtacaaGAAATAAAAGGTTTATGCTGTCAGGATTGATTTGATGGCTTGACTTTGTAGATACTCCTCCGTTTTCTCTATTGATAAGTGGAGTTTGTCTACAGTCTACTTGCTTTGTAGGCGTTCTACAAATTTCTTTGGTTTACCACTTGATATATACGAATTGAGGATAAAACTTGCACGATTCATCGTGGTGGTTCTACCATTTTAATaaagggaaattccacgtggtaaccttgaggttttgggttttccacgtggtaaccaaaacttttaaaaaatccatgcggtaaccctaaggtttacgtaattgttccaccgtgactTTTCTGCACAtaaaaacgttagcaaacgttaatttcgaagctttataACTATTATATTCCTATTTGTGCGACTCAACATTTCAAATGtcatcagtttcaaccttttttCCCAAAACAtaaccctaactctaccatttttcatcaaaatatccaaagatggtagagttagagTTTATATTTTGCGGGAAAAGATTGAaactgatggcatttgaaatggtaAGTCGCATAAATAGGTGTACAACAGCATTGAAATTTCCCTTATTGTTTCATACTTTCAATCTAACATTTTGactattaatatctttaattatgtataaataaatattataaacatTGATACCAATAATCTAACAATGactaaatcaaacaaaattttatttaactatattttaaattataaataaataataaaatacaaattaaagatgataaTAAATAGtgacaaaaagtaaatgaaacaaatatgaagaattggagggagtaatttTTTACTCGTCAAAAGACTCTCCAATAAATTGATACTATTAGTCAATTGCTAGTAGTATTTTCCCTAGGATTTCAACCAAATTACCTCTAAGGTCATGCTTATAAAGAAGATAAATATTTATTaggaaaataaaagtcaaactataaattgaaaacaagaTTGTTTATCTTCCTTTTTCTTCACCTTCTGCATACTattatattctttttctttcctcttCTTTTAAATCGCATCTATACTTTGTATAGTTTGACTTTTATCGGTTCCTTAAATAACTATCTTCAATATAAGCATGTCTTAAAAGTGAACTCTCGGAGATTGGTCACAACTACTACTACCTTCCCCGTCAACATGATTCACCTTGGCCAACCCCAATGACTTTCCGACACCAAACCCATTTGATGGAGTATTAGAGTCAATAAACTCAGCTGAGTCCATCTCCAGTTGACAAATCCTTACTGCCCCAATCAACTTTTCGGGCAACTCTTCCACACTCTGACCTTCAACCACAAACCCCATATCTATCGTTATTGATGTCACACAGCCTAATGCCAAATGAACCAATGCCCCAGCTATCTTGGAGCTTGAGATATCGACATCAATCTCCAAGTAGTTTGGTCCCCTGTGATACCTACAAGTCAAAGCCTTCCCTAGAAGACATGCGCTGTAGTTTCCCACTGCTTTCTTTACTATCCACGGTCCCTTTACAATCCGATTCACTAGCTTCAACCGGCTATTCCTGAACCCATCATCGCCATTTATAAAACGGTCTAATAATGAACCTGGTAGTATTGGTTCATCTGTTGAGAAATAGAATACTGCACTGTGGTGCTCCCTTCCTGCCacattttttcattaattttaggtCCCAATCTTCTACTATCAATCTTTTCTATAACCAAGCAAAATTTTTCACCATTTATGACCGTACTAAGCAAAGCATATTGGaatgtttaaaattgaaacgatgaagtattaacaccaaaataaaatagagCTAATGCATAATGCAAGTATTTGAATTTCCTAATGAAGTAGCAAACTTTTACTTAAAGTGACCAGAATAATGATAGAACtactttaaaagaaaataaaaattaacataatttgATGGAGTAAAAAATAAAGCTAGATCTGTCTTCACTCAGATGAGTCACCAAATTGTATAACCGTATGTATACTCGCTTTATCCTCTAATGGGTGAAATTTTGTGAAATCAGAATTAAATTGTGGACGATAAAAACCGACAGCTTAAAATAGATTAAAAGTAAAAGAGGGGGAGAGATAAAAAATTGCTGCAAATTGATCTGCgagtattttttttacttttcaatTGTTGCTTTTCAGTTTCCAAAGTCAAATTTTTACAGCTGATTCTATAGCTAATAATTACtggaaaagtattttttttttcttgatggAAACAAATGGTACCTAAAATGAAACATAGGTTTCTCCGTTAACTGAAAATTGTTCATTCTGAGCTTACCGAATTAATGACTGAAATTACAGAAACGGACAGCAATATTCTACCTTATGAATTACTACTATGATATTAAGAAATTTTTTAAGCTAAATCAACAAATACCTCAAAATCAAGTTTGGTATATCCGTCGGTTTAAACGCATTATTTACATGGTATTTAACTTGCATTATTCAAATATTTGTCTAATACAATCAATTCACCAAAAAAGAAGTCAATTTATTTTGCATTACTATATTGATAACTTAGATAAGAAATTACACCAAAATGGACATTAATATTAAAACTTTTGAGTTATGataaatttcattaataattttctCAGCTAAAAATTAACCACTGCGTACCTCCGTCAAtcaaatcaacaataaaaaaaacaaaaaacaattcATCAATTTCAAGAATTCTAACTCAAAACATTCAAAACATcagtaaaatttaaaaaatcaccaaaaaaattacaagaaaaacaCACCTGGAACTTGAAGATTAACAGCAAAAACGAAGGATTTAAGAAAGTTGCCATTAGAGTGGTGAAAACGAAGAGCACGCATCACACGGTTATCAGGACGTAACAGGACGTGCTCAAGCTTGGAAGGTGACCTGAACCAGTCGACGCCGGTAGGTTTCAAGAAGTAGTCAACGGCGGCGGAGCACTTAATTTTCTTCAACAAGTATTGTTCCGATCGAACAGAGAATACGTTTCCTGGCGGTGATGCCCAGCCGTTGGATCCATTGTTGAGGTCAACGTGGGGTAAAGACCCACCGTTTATTGTCTCTTCTGTCCAATTTAAAGACGACGGCCTTTCACCATTGCTGCTCATCTTTCCAATGGTACTTTCTCTCTCTAGAAGGTGCTGTTTTTTTCCTTATCTAACAGAATGAATTATTACTTCATCAGGAgggtttaattatttatttactaattttttatgattatttaatcAATATTCCTAACTCTGAAAATTGAGGAAATGATCCAAGTATGATATGGTAATTGACGTTGTTACTGATTTGCTACAATACAGCCTCTGGTAATCACAGAAGAATCCTTTTGTGCACCAATTTTTGGTGACAATCAGGCTATAATCTTGATTGGTTGTAATTGACACAATGGATAAAGACACCTTGTTTTACTTACAAGAGGCCCTTTCCTCACTAACAATCAAGGTTCACTTCCTGATTattgaataaacaatgaagaatcagaTTTTGTTTCACTcacaaaatcagatcaacacaCAAGATCAGCAACTGTAATCTTTGAGAATTCTTGAACTGAATTActtctaaatttttattaaaatcaaaCGTGAGTTTACAAATGAGACGAGAGgcttatttatagatttctaATAGGAGGAAGGCGTGTCATGTCAGAGTTCTCAACACCCTCCTAAAATTAGACACAAAAAACAATAACTAACTAACTAACTAACATGTAAGTGATTAAGCTGATTATTTGAGGATTGAGCTTTGGGGTCTTTGCTTCCGATCCTTGGACTCTTAAGTAGATCATCACTCTTTGTTGATTTAGTTCAGATGAATGATGTGCAAGATACGCCTTGCTCCAGTTGTGCTAGTCTCATGTAAGATAGCAGTCAAATCCTCCTTTGCACTTAAATCGGTTAAGTTAGTTAGGTCCTGTGCTTGTATAGTTGAACATGATCCTATACTTCGATCATCCCCTCCTTCTTTGGACAAAATTGTTCTTAATTCTTGTTGTTCTATATTCTCTCCTTGGTATTTGGCAAGGTCTCCTATGTTAAAGGTGTTGGAGATACCATAATCTGCTGGCAGATCCAATTTGTAGTCATTCTCCTCAATTTTCTGAAGAATTTTGAAGGGTCCAGCAACTCTTGGGAAGAGTTTGTTCCTTCTTTGTGTTGGGAACCTATCTTTCCTCAAGTGTAGCCAAACCAAGTCCCCTTCCTTGAATTTTCTATGCTCCTTCAGTCCCTTGTTAGCTTTTTTTTGATACTTCTCATTTTTCGCTTTGATATTGTTATGCACTTGCTCATGAATTTCCTTAAGCACTGCAGCTTGGTACTGGGCATCAACATTTACCCTGTCAGTAAAGAAACATCAATTAGTGTGATAGGCATAAGAGGGTTAAAACCATAGACACATTCAAAAAGAGAATGTTTAGTAGTGTAACTAGGACTTCTATTGTGGGAAAATTCTGCATGACACAACTTAAGGTCACAATCCCTTGTGTTCTTGTAAAACAGTGTTCTTAAATGTCTCCAAGGGTTCTGTTTGTAACCTTAGTTGCCCATCAGTTTCAAGATGGTATGATGAGTTGAAAAGCAATTTTGTGTCCAGCAGTCTCCATAGGATGGTCCAAAATTAACTTAAGAACTTGCTATCCCTATCTGACACTATGGTCATAGGCACCCCATGCAACCTCACAATCTTTGCAAAGTACAACCTAGCTACTCTATGTGCCTCATCTACCTTTTGACAGGCTATGAAATGTGCCATTTTTGAGAACCTGTCAACCACCACCATGATGGCCTCTTTCCCTCATTGTGTCTTAGGTAAGGCTACTATAAAATCCATACTAGTATGTTCCCATGGTCTAAGTGCAACTGGGAGTGGCTTGTATTCTCCCTTGTGGAAGGTCAGTTTTGCTTTTATGTAGGTTTCACATCTTAAAATATGCTTAGCCACTGTTCCTAACATCTTTGGCAAATAAAAATGTTGTACTAATATATCTAGGGTCTTTAGTATTCCAAAGTGTCCTCCTAAAGCACCTTCATGTACTTCTTTCACTAACATTAGTCTCAATGGTGTTTTAGGAATGCAAAGTCTGTTAGCTTTGAAGAGAAAGCCTTGGGCAACATGAAATTTTCCCTTAGGACCTTGTTGACATTCTGTAAAAATGTCTTTAAAGTCAGGATCTTCCATGTACAGAGgtttaatcatctcaaaacCTATGACTTTGGACTCTCTCAGAGCATCAGCAACAATGTTTTTTTTGCCTGTTTTATACTTAGCCACAAAGTTAAAAGATTGTAGAAATTTCGCCActtagcatatgtctattgttcAATTTCTTTTGCCCATTAATGTACTTCAAAGACTCATGATCTGAATGTAGGATAAAAGGCTGAATCTTTAGGTGATGAGACCAATGATATAAAAAGCTCTAACCATAGCATAAAATTCCTTATCATAGGTTGAATAGTTTCACCTGCTATGATTCAATTTTTCACTGAAATATGCTATTGGCCTTTTAGATTGAGTTAACACTATCCCAATGCCAACTCCACTAGCATGACACTCTACCTCAAAAGGTTGAGTGAAATCTTATAGTTTAAGCACAGGGGCCTCACATATAGCCCTTTTAATCTGTTTAAAAGCCTGTTGTGCTTCACAAGTCCAAACAAAGCTCCCTTTCTTTATGCACTCAGTGATAGGTGTCATGATAGTTCTAAAGTTTTGTATAAACCTCCTATAAAATGATGCCAATCCATGGAAAGACCTAGCCTGTGTAGCAGTGGTTGGTGTGGGCCAATCTCTCATAGCTTCTACCTTTCTTGGATCAGCCTTCACCCCTTGTTGATTAATGATGAATCCTAAAAATCCTATCTCTTTCTAAAGAAAAATGACACTTCTCCTTCTTCCTATACAACTTTTGCTTCCTCAAAACCTTAAAGACTTGTCTAAGGTGGGACAGATGTTCAGGAAAAGTCTTGATGTATATGAGTATATCATCTAAGTAAACCACAACAAAGCTCCCAAAAAAGGCTTTAAGACTTCATCCATAAGTCTCATAAATGTGCTAGAGGCTCCAGTGAGACTAAAAGGCATCACAAGCCACTCATACAACCCATGTTTGGTCTTAAAGACTGTTTTTCACTCATCACCTTCTTTCATTCTGATTTGATGATACCCACTTCTTTAGTCTAGCTTGCTGAACCATTGTGTTCCAGTCAATTCATCAAGTATATCATCAATCCTTAGTAAGGAAAACCTATATTTAACAGTGATATTGTTAACACTCCTACTATCTATGCACATCCTCCAGGTTCCATCTTTTTTTGGTACTAACAAGGTTGGCACAGCACAGGCACTAAGACTCTCTCTCACGTATCCTTTGGCTATCAACTCATTCACTTGTCTTTGCAATTCTAAAGCTTTCTGTGGGTTAGTCCTGTACGCAGGTATATTAGGAATCTGAGCACTTGGAATCAAATCAATTTGGTGTTCTATACCTCTTAGTGGTGGTAGTCCTTCAGGCCAATCTTTAGGGAATACATCACTAAATTCCAGTAATAAGGCTTGAAGCTGTGGATCCTTTGGTTCATGGTCCCAATTCTCACATTCCTTGTTAAATAGTAAGTACATTCTTCCCTCTAGCTGTATTTCCTTACTGCACACTCTCTTAGTTACTAATTGTATTACTTTAGTATCCTTGGTAGGAGGTAAAGACTTACGTGGAGGTAGAGGCAAAAGGTCCTTAAGCTTTCATTCATGTCTAATGGCATATATGTTAGAAAACCCATCATGAACAGATTTCAAATCATGTTGTCAAGTTCTGCCTAGTAAGAGATGGCAGGCACTCATATCTAACACATCAAAGAGTATTTTATCTTGGTATGATCCAATTGACAAGTTTACCAAGCATTGTCTCTTAACAAAACCTTCTGCCTTGTTATCTAGCCACCTCAGTTTGTAAGGGTTAGGGTGTTTTTGGGTTTTCAAACCTAGTTCCTTGACTATTTCCTTACTGACACAATTAGTCTTACTTCCCCCATCTATTATTAAGTCACAAACCTTGATTTGAATCTTGCATTTAGTTTGGAATATATTTTCCCTTTGGTTTGACACTTTACTTTTAGGTGTAGTGTGAAAACTCCTTCTTATTAGTAGTATATGGTACTCTTCCTCAGGGTAAATTTTCTCCCTATCTTCTTCTATCTCACTATCCTCCTGGTCTAGGTCAGTTCTTTGTAGTGTTCTTAGTTTAGTCAGCATGTAAGAGCCATCTAGTTCATCATCAGGAGTTGGCGGTAAAATCACTTCTTCATGACCATCCTTATGAACCAACATTGCCCTGGGTCCTGTTCTTTCAGTGATTTCAGCCCATTCAGTGGTTATGAAGGCCCTCACATTAGGACACTCATTCTTATAGTGACCAGTGCCATGACATTTGAAGCATACAACATCCTTAATAGGTGTTAATACCTTACTCTTAGGTATCTATTTAGTGACATCAGTCCTAGTTACAAGTAAAGTACTAGTTGAGGGGTTTTTCCTGGTCTGTGATGTTCTGTATGTGGCATTAGTCTTCTTCTTAACATATTTTTCATATACTAAAGCACTACTACAGGTGGTCTCAAAAGTAAAattttgcaaaatttctagGTTCTCTCTCAAATCTTCCCTCAATCCCCCAATAAAATTCCCTATTCTCATCTCTTCAGTCTCATTGATTTCACATAGGATTGACAATCGTTCCCACTCATGGATATACTCAGACACGGTCTTTGTTCCTTGTCTAAGTGTGCTCCACTAAACAAATAGGTTATGTTTGAAGGTAGGAGGCACATACTTACGCCTCAAGTGTTTCTTTAATTTGGCCCATGTGCTGATTCTTTCCCTATTCTCCCTCCTTCTTTGTTTTGTACCCCTTCCAAGCAGAAGGTAGCCAATTTTGTAAGTTTCATCTTGGttattttgtattgttattcCTCACTAGTGCCCTTAaactcaaagtacctttccaaaCTAGCCTCCCACTAAAGATATTCATCTGGATTCTGTGATATACCATTGAATTCTAGAATATCAAGCCTAAGGGTTTTGTCCTCTTGATTTCCTGGTACATTCAGAGGAACTTGTTCCACATTCTGATTAGGTAGCTTCAAATTGGCTACTGTCTAGGCCAAATGCACCACCATGGCAGTCAAAGCCTCAATTCTTGCATCAGTATTCATGTTTAATAGGAATGCACAAATTCTCAACACACGCACAAAAGAAAGACAAGACAATAACAAATGCACACAAAGTACAATGCACATAACAATCAGAAAGTTAACAAACTTAACAACCCTAATAAAGAATCAGAAATTTGATGAGTAATATGAACAACAATGACTCAGATTTCAAGATTGCGgttgaaaattatgaaattatgaattGGAGTTCAGAATTTTTACCTGAGTTTTCCTTGTGATTTGAAAAGAACATCAATAGAAAAAGTTACCTGTGAAATTTTTGCCCAAACAAACCCGACTAAACGTTCCTAATTGTTGTTCTCCTTATTCCCTTGATCTCTACTcacgctctgataccaagttgattcAAGTATGATATGGCAATTGATGTTGTTACTGATTTGCCACAATACAGCCTCTAGTAATCACAGAAGAATCCTTTTGTGCACCAATTCTTGGTGACAATTAGAACACAGGCTACAATCTTGATTGATTGTAATTGACACAATGGACAAAGACGCCTTTTTTCACTCACAAGAGGCCCTTTCCTCACTCACAATCAAGGTTCACTCCTGATtattaaatgaacaatgaagaatcatattttgttttaatcaCAAAGTTAGATCAACACATAAGATCAACAATTGTAATCTTGGAGAATTCTTGAACTAcattacttttaaatttttattaaaatcaaaCGCGAGTTTACAAATGAGAGGAGAGgtttatttatagatttttatAGGGGGAAGACGTATCATGTCAGCCTTCTTACCAACCTCCTaaaattagacaaaaaaaaaacactaactAACTAACTAACTAACTACTATGACATTTAAGTGACTAAGCTGATTATTTGAGGATTAAGCTTTGGGGTCTTGGTTTCTGATCCTTAGACTCTTAAGTAGATGATCACCCTTTGTTGACTAAGTCTATATGAATGATGTGCAAGATACGCCTTGGTCTAGTTGTGCTAGGCCCATGTAAGATAGCAGTTAAATCCTCCTTTGCACTTAAATTGGTTAAGTTAGTTAGGTCTTGTGCTTGTATAGTTGAACATGATCCTATACTTGGATTAGGAAAGAGCTAGTGCGTAGGTGCGGAGTAATAGTGTACCTTGTGAGTTGCTACTTGTTTAAAtgatttcttaaaaataatgataaaatatattatagtagcaaaaatttataataatctaacttttcaaatatgtataataattcaactttatattatcttttaatGAACTAATTTTTGTCCTTAGCTTGCAGTCAATAGAGGTATTCAATGGGATGGGTCAACCTAACGGGTCAAGGGTCGTCACGTTTTAACGAGTCATTAGCGAGTCGTGCCAATAACGGGCCTTGTAGTAATTGGTCGTGCCAgatcgggtcggataattatagaaattggttgcaaaaaaaaaatgtatcacttttttgtttatatttttgtaggatattattatatatatagctgGGTCGACCCAACAGCCtataaagtagaataaaaaactattatatgaACTTTCTAAAAAGGGTCAAAGACGATCAGGTTTAAACGGGCTCTAAACTGCCTCAACCAGTTGAATTTGACATGACCCGACCCTACTCGACCCATTTAAATATTAACCCGACTCGCCTCGACCGGGctcgttgaacacctctagctgTAAGCATACTATTAGCGCATGCtagtaacacccctgaatttccgacacctaaacgaaaccaaaaccgtaaaagacgggaggaaattcgggtgttacataaaagaaaaggaaaagaatttgaataaatgttaaatattaactttaaaaaggtgcgtggaaatttcggcagcatctcttctaaaaatcgaagatgtggtagagcaattagcaatataaaaacattaaactaatctaaggcatcattgcctttaaaatctcacaccacggtggaatgattcgtcgccggcttctcgaaacaacatgccaagcatggatcgtggttctaaTATCGACGTTTGCGTTCTAAAAAGACTTAATTCCTTAAAACAATATAGAGTTACAAACTACGCAGCGgatatacaaatatacaagggaggacacaaggctaacaaaacatatacaaccaaagcttacaaaagataacaagagcttcaaaatcgaaagataatgGTATGACATAGGTTATGCTTTGCCCTCATCACTCTTCcctaatgcaatgcaaaagaagctccaatacatgctacgcctgtctatgatccttcTGCTGCTCAACATTAGACCCAAGGCCAATGTTTCATAgtaggacaatcatagaaagtcttcaacaatcaaacataaacacaaacacgtacacgtcagtaactaacatcaaatataataggccaactactagataacattatcttataaaacaacataagatgatttcattaGACATAAGCATAGATAGTAACcatttatcggccacttatacttttGAATTTCATCACGTGCTCTCTACCCCAAACCacgtgttcttgggtagaatgcaggtcttcacgctcctcttttcaaacataaactcttgcaaaacacgtatagtatcaactcgaccaaggcattaatagAATACCTAAGACATGACCTATAGAGCTTGTTTATCTTATGGTAaatgtgatcatagtctgtaatacccttgaggtaatttcacttaggcacacttctcactcgcataaactattctatcaataagtagatgttctatcaacgagtaaatattctatcaatgtgtaagctttctatcaaagaatgaaccttctatcattaaataactttcaatCAAGGTATAAACTTtttatcactgaataactttataTCAGttgatcttttctctacttcctggcatagtggcacggccaagggcgttatcgaccattcggcgcccatggcaaagtatgagcttatgccccctccagcttaccctctcgggtcctaccttcgggaaaaactaacacactgggggtACTAATataccagtgaagaggccaccatattggggtttgcaagccCACAtcgtaacacctcggtcaaggggcggtatcggccacccggcgaccaatgacccaagcatgctcatacccccctttattgtggtcc harbors:
- the LOC130801758 gene encoding protein ENHANCED DISEASE RESISTANCE 2-like — encoded protein: MSSNGERPSSLNWTEETINGGSLPHVDLNNGSNGWASPPGNVFSVRSEQYLLKKIKCSAAVDYFLKPTGVDWFRSPSKLEHVLLRPDNRVMRALRFHHSNGNFLKSFVFAVNLQVPGREHHSAVFYFSTDEPILPGSLLDRFINGDDGFRNSRLKLVNRIVKGPWIVKKAVGNYSACLLGKALTCRYHRGPNYLEIDVDISSSKIAGALVHLALGCVTSITIDMGFVVEGQSVEELPEKLIGAVRICQLEMDSAEFIDSNTPSNGFGVGKSLGLAKVNHVDGEGSSSCDQSPRVHF